The nucleotide sequence GCAGTGCCTACGATGTTGGTGCCTATGAGTACGTAGCAACCAGCAGCACGCCCTTACCTGTCGAACTGCTTTCATTCACAGCTAAACCCCAGGGCCAGCAGGTACAGCTTGCCTGGGCCACTACCTCCGAGCGGGATGCCGATCGGTTTGAAGTGCAGCGCAGCCACGATCTAAGCGAGTTTGTGACCCTGGGTGAGGTTAAAGCTAAAGGCAATACCAGCCAGCGCCAGTATTATGGCCTGCTTGACGGACGCCCCCTGGATGGTGTTAACTATTATCGGCTACGGCAGGTGGATCAGGATGGTAAAACAGCGTATTCCAAAATAATATCAGCTGTCATAGATGAGTTAAGCCCCAGCCTTGAACTGCTGGGTAATCCAATCGACGGCAGACTAATCCAGGCCTCCGTCCGTAACCTGCCCGGTGCTAATTATCATCTATCAACACTTACCGGCCGTGAGCTAATGGTTAACAGCGACCTCCAGCCAGATGGTGTGCTGACACTAACGCCCGCACAGCCGTTACCTGCCGGCGTTTATCTTTTGTGGACCAATAACAGCGCCACACGGTTGGTACAAAAAATTGTTGTGTATTAACTCCTAACGCGAGTTGCAGGGTTAATACACAACAGAAATTAGTACAATAATCTACGCTTTGGCAATTCTTCTACAGTTGAAGTAGGACAACGGAATAGGATTTGAATTAATCCTTCCAGGTTAACCGTTATCTAATGGACATGTTATCCATTAGAGCTATGAAACAAACTGTGGGTATAGTAAGCCTGAGCCTTTTTATACTGTTTGCTTCCCGGACTGTACAGGCTCAATTAGCCAAAGGTTATACGCTTGGCGATGCCGTTGCTGATTTTCGTCTTAAAACGGTAGATGAACGAACTGTCTCACTAGCCGATTATCGGGATCACAAAGGAATAATTGTTGTCTTTACCAGTAATCACTGCCCGTTTTCTAACACCTATGAAGACCGGCTGCTGGCTCTTGACCGCAAATATGCTCCGCAGGGCTACCCGGTGCTGGCCATCATGCCCGCTGACTGGACTACTTACGAGGATGATTCCTTTGCAAATATGAAAGCTCGTGCTAGCGCAAAAGGGTATACGTACGCCTATGCCTTAGACGACACCCAGAGCGTAGCACGGGCATTTGGCGCAACCCGCACCCCGCAGTTGTATGTACTCAAACAAACCAAAGGGCAGTTCATTCTTGAGTACACCGGCACTATTGACGATAATCCGCAGGACAGCGCTGGGGTGCAACGGCATTATCTTGACGAAGCCGTAAGCAGTTTGTTAACTGGCAGACCTGTTCAATCGCCTATAACCAAACCAATCGGCTGCGCGATTAAGTGGAAAAATTAAGCGTATACCGCAAGACCACAAAAAGGCATTCTTGTCTTCTGGCACGGCGTTTGCCAAGCGGTTCTGTAAACAAACTACACAAGTACCGTTATGAGAAAGACAAGACTTATTCTTACCCAGATCAAGCATGTTGCTGGTACGGCAATGCTGGTCGCTTCACTGGCCCTTTTGCAGGCATGTAGCTCAGACAACAAAAATGAATCCCGGACAGAGGATGCTATGGAGCGCACCGGTGATGCCATGGAAGCTGATGCAAAAGATGCAACCGCCGAAACTCGTGAAGATCTGGATCGGGCGGGTGATAAAGTTGAGGCAAAAGCCGACGAAGTTGGCGACGATTTTGAGCGTGAGCGCAGAGAAGCTGTCGCCGACATGAGGGTCCAGAAAGACAAGTTAGACGCAAAAATTGATGAACTGCAGGCTGATATTAAGCGGCAGGGTGCTAAGGCCAAAGCTGAATCGAAACAACAGCTGGCCAAACTGGAAGATGAACGTAAAGAGTTAGGAAACGATATCGACAAGGCACAAAACGCTACGGCGGCTGCCTGGAAGGATATAAAAGCGGGCTTTAAGAAAGCTGGCCGAAACATCGGTAATGCTTTTGACCGGGCCGAAGATAAAGTAGATCCAGATGGGAAAGACGATTAAATGTCTTTCCTTTAGTGGTCTTAAAAACGCCGACTCACTGTTGTGGTCGGCGTTTTTATTGTGGAAAAGTGAGGAAAAGGTTCTACACGCTACGGGAGTTTGTGAAATTCTGTTCAGGAGAAATTGTACTAGGATAGCGTTTAGTATTAGAAGTGGCTACCTAAACAAGCTGTAGTCATCAGCGTTTATAAATAGTATGTTGCAGGTTGCTACGGTTACCCTTTTTCGCTACAAATTCCGCGGCCGGCTTCAGGCTTTCGCGAATATGGGGCGTTTTCTGATGAAGCCGTTTCGGGCTGATGGTTTACGATTCAGTAAACTTATGGGCAGTGGTATTGACTTTGGGCTTATCCCCGACTTTTCTACCTATGTTCACCTGGGTCTTTGGGAAACGGATGCTCATGCAACCGCCTTCTCACAAACGGACGTGTATCGGCATCTAAATCAGGGCACGGAGCAAACAGGTACTTTATATTTACAGCCCCGGCAATCTCACGGACTTTGGGACGGTCAGAATCCGTTTCAGGCTAACCCAGTATCGTCTTCTCTCCCGTCTGTTTCTCCCGTTGCCGTACTCACCCGCGCTACAATCCGACCCCGCGCTCTGGCCGACTTCTGGCGGCATGTACCACAGGCACGTCAGCGACTGCGCGATCAGAAAGATAATCTGCTGTTTGGGATTGGTGTCGGCGAGGTGCCGTTCATGCAACAATGTACAATCAGCGTCTGGCGCGACGCTACGGCCGTTGATCAGTATGCCTACCGGCAGAGCGGTCATAAGGAAATAGTCCGGCTGACCCGGCAGCGGCACTGGTATTCGGAAGAGCTGTTTGCCCGCTTTACGGTTTTACGGGCGACTGGAGCGCTATTTTCCAACGTCGAGAAACAACGGTTTTCAGCCGACGTATAATCTTGCCGGCCTATCTGCGAAAAAACCACGACTTTACTAAACCATCCGGACGCTTAACCCTTGTATTCCAGCGAGGAAAATTGTTATTTTGCGGGCTAAATTGTCTGTAAAAAGCGAAATGTCTGTCATTAACAAGATCAGAGAACGTTCAGGACTGGCTGTGGGTATTATTGCCGTCAGTCTGATTCTGTTCATTGTGGGAGGGGATTTGCTCGGCGGCCGTAGTATGCTGTTCGGCGGAAACCAACAGGAAGTCGGCGAAATCGCTGGCCAGTCCATTGATTATCAGGAGTTCAATGCCAAAGTAGATGAGCTTCGGGCGCAATACGAGCAGCAAACGGGTCGTGCACCAGCCGAGCAGGATATGGCTCAGCTTCGCGATCAGGCCTGGAATCAACTACTGTTTGAAATTGCCTACCAGGAACAATTTGATAAACTGGGTCTGAAAGTATCACCGGAAGAACTCGTGGACATGGTGCAGGGTAACAACATCAGCCCTGCCGTTCGGCAAGCTTTTACAAACCCTCAGACGGGCGTATTTGACAAAAGTGCAATCATCAACTACCTAAAAGGGTTAAAAAACCTGCCACCGCAACAGCAGGCGGCCTGGGCTAATTTCGAAAGAAACCTGCAGCAGGATCGGTTGCGCGAAAAGTACGAAGGGCTGATGCGT is from Spirosoma taeanense and encodes:
- a CDS encoding sll1863 family stress response protein, whose amino-acid sequence is MRKTRLILTQIKHVAGTAMLVASLALLQACSSDNKNESRTEDAMERTGDAMEADAKDATAETREDLDRAGDKVEAKADEVGDDFERERREAVADMRVQKDKLDAKIDELQADIKRQGAKAKAESKQQLAKLEDERKELGNDIDKAQNATAAAWKDIKAGFKKAGRNIGNAFDRAEDKVDPDGKDD
- a CDS encoding DUF3291 domain-containing protein, with translation MGRFLMKPFRADGLRFSKLMGSGIDFGLIPDFSTYVHLGLWETDAHATAFSQTDVYRHLNQGTEQTGTLYLQPRQSHGLWDGQNPFQANPVSSSLPSVSPVAVLTRATIRPRALADFWRHVPQARQRLRDQKDNLLFGIGVGEVPFMQQCTISVWRDATAVDQYAYRQSGHKEIVRLTRQRHWYSEELFARFTVLRATGALFSNVEKQRFSADV
- a CDS encoding thioredoxin family protein, which gives rise to MKQTVGIVSLSLFILFASRTVQAQLAKGYTLGDAVADFRLKTVDERTVSLADYRDHKGIIVVFTSNHCPFSNTYEDRLLALDRKYAPQGYPVLAIMPADWTTYEDDSFANMKARASAKGYTYAYALDDTQSVARAFGATRTPQLYVLKQTKGQFILEYTGTIDDNPQDSAGVQRHYLDEAVSSLLTGRPVQSPITKPIGCAIKWKN